The genomic window GTTGGAAAAATGGGGCCTTCCCGAAAGTATATTCCTGCCGATTGCCTGTCACCACAACTCCGTGCCCTGTCCCGGGGAATTAAAGGATATTGTAAAAATACTCAGGATCTCGGATATGGCCTCCTCCTTTTATCACTCCAACAAGGGTATTGAAAAACTGGATAAACTCCGTTCCTTTCTGAATGATGAATTCGGGCTCGAAGAAGGCTTTGCAAACTCGTATATAGACGCCGTAGCGGAAAAAACCGTTGAGATCCTCTCTTCCTACAACCTCGACCCGGGCAACTTCAAACCTTACTCTGAACTCCTGATGGAAGCCAATGAGGAACTCGGCAGGGTTAACCTCTCATACGAACAGCTTGTTATCAAGCTCAAGCAGGAAAAAAACAGGGCCGAAAAATTTGCAAGTGAACTCCAGACAGCAAACGAAAAACTGAGGGAACTGGCATTCAGGGACGGCCTGACCGGGCTCTATAACCACCGCTACTTCCAGGAACTCATGGAGCGGGAAATGGAAAGGGCAAGCCGGTACGGACACCCCCTGTCACTTATAATGATAGACATAGACCACTTCAAGAAGATCAATGATACATACGGACATCCACAGGGGGACATCGTCCTGAAAAAGATTGCAGCAGTAATATCATCGGCACTGCGTTCGTCGGATATAGCTGCAAGGTACGGCGGCGAGGAGTTTTCCATCGTACTCCCGGAGACCGCACTTAAGGGGGCTGCGGTTTTAGCAGAAAGGATCAGGGTTGCTGTGGAAAAACTCAAAATCCCTCTCAACGGCAAACAGATAACCCAAACCGTCAGTCTCGGGGTAACCACCTATGACCCTGACAAAAAGAAAATCAAAAAGGGTATAATTATAGACGTAGTGGATAAGGCCCTGTACTTATCAAAGAAAAATGGAAGAAACAGGGTAA from bacterium BMS3Abin08 includes these protein-coding regions:
- the cph2 gene encoding phytochrome-like protein cph2, whose translation is MENLKTEGLNPTRLPSPPVIAVRVLEAVKKDRSSFEELSEIIASDPALTAKILSIVNSSFYALTYKVDSLEKAVSILGVDALKNIALSFMIVSHMMSDNNELFDFNFFWKRSVTAAVASEIISKHIGKKTDDTFVTALLMDIGIIVMFLVDPLKYRQVLDKKRFTGMDVVGAEKKVLGCDHQKIGSEVLEKWGLPESIFLPIACHHNSVPCPGELKDIVKILRISDMASSFYHSNKGIEKLDKLRSFLNDEFGLEEGFANSYIDAVAEKTVEILSSYNLDPGNFKPYSELLMEANEELGRVNLSYEQLVIKLKQEKNRAEKFASELQTANEKLRELAFRDGLTGLYNHRYFQELMEREMERASRYGHPLSLIMIDIDHFKKINDTYGHPQGDIVLKKIAAVISSALRSSDIAARYGGEEFSIVLPETALKGAAVLAERIRVAVEKLKIPLNGKQITQTVSLGVTTYDPDKKKIKKGIIIDVVDKALYLSKKNGRNRVSIIVL